The Artemia franciscana chromosome 13, ASM3288406v1, whole genome shotgun sequence genomic sequence acacaataactggcaatgatggttatccacaatatagaagaagatctactgaagatggcggtaaaacagcaataataaagaagcgtaatggTGGCACCATTGACGTacataaccagtgggttgtttcATATTCcactttattatcaaaaacatttaatgcacaaatTAACGTTGAATACTATAACttcgtaaaggcaatcaaatacatatgtaaatatgtcaacaaaggcagtgacatggcagtttttggcttgcagtccgaaatcagtgatatcgacaaaatcgtacaatatcaggctgaaacatacataagcagtaatgaaactGCTTGGCGAATTCtgtcatttccgatacatgaaggTAGTctagctgttgttcacttagcggtacatttacagaatggtcaacgtgtttattttttggaatccaacgtACAACAAAGacccctgaatccaccggatacaacgttaactgctttctt encodes the following:
- the LOC136034263 gene encoding uncharacterized protein LOC136034263, with product MHGQRKVHKAISRLLVPNTITGNDGYPQYRRRSTEDGGKTAIIKKRNGGTIDVHNQWVVSYSTLLSKTFNAQINVEYYNFVKAIKYICKYVNKGSDMAVFGLQSEISDIDKIVQYQAETYISSNETAWRILSFPIHEGSLAVVHLAVHLQNGQRVYFLESNVQQRPLNPPDTTLTAFFSL